Proteins found in one Sorghum bicolor cultivar BTx623 chromosome 1, Sorghum_bicolor_NCBIv3, whole genome shotgun sequence genomic segment:
- the LOC8078835 gene encoding uncharacterized protein LOC8078835, translating to MVVMEGTAIGTAIESKPGNEQKDSLTEVLRTTETLVARDCEVEKLIGLEDDTELTPYEGMEFESEDAARDFYSTYARSAGFRIRISRYTRSRRDNSVISRRIVCSKEGFHETRACDGLHSEQKQKERAGTRVGCKAMILIKKFDPGKWMVTKFVKNHNHGPVPPRRLDSRPADQDCDQIEKPHSIEADPVQEPFEGMEFESEEAAKFFYVNYARLTGFRARISRYCRSRRDNSIISRQIVCSKEGFRELRTKKVMTDEGKTKRPRMITRVGCKAMIVVKKMNSGKWMVSKFEKEHNHSLSHSKMIPGTSNITSREVADFAAKSADPNEVKNEGFGAGTQCNPADSLTVLYNNLCQEAIKFAKEGSVTEEIYHVAVSALKEAAEKVAEVKRSRPTLPHCGFISESKHDVLQLKTTSALQCSNQVELTTTSPSPGSRPAQDPASNLLLIPTKILTDSGLYDGVDTVVPLSRGFPKNGRQGTHTSESSVMHFETTKTSSQKSQNTCSNKLIHGKEQVIHGSSEDSMVAIPAIPLALCMPVTQNLPGSSAEVPYRLLAAPIQAVPISYCPAEPIRQPQKGICALSPFGGVLSELNNHGTGPKSLVHATALACGARVVPLEEAASLINAIESKIRSGGAIIAKVPSSNLTSPVPPSIAMSSSSEDEEHDPSEPLMVDIDRNFNQQSSDEMKLQSEPSESETEADN from the exons ATGGTGGTCATGGAAGGGACAGCAATCGGAACAGCTATTGAGTCAAAACCAGGCAATGAGCAAAAGGACTCCTTAACAGAGGTGCTTAGAACTACTGAGACTTTAGTGGCACGTGATTGTGAAGTTGAAAAATTAATTGGACTTGAAGATGACACAGAATTAACACCTTATGAAGGAATGGAATTTGAGTCTGAAGATGCCGCAAGGGATTTCTACAGCACATATGCAAGAAGTGCAGGTTTTCGAATTCGGATAAGCAGGTATACTCGCTCCAGACGTGATAATTCAGTTATTTCTCGTCGAATTGTGTGTTCAAAAGAGGGATTTCATGAAACCCGTGCTTGTGATGGCCTCCATTCTGAACAAAAACAGAAAGAACGGGCAGGTACTAGAGTTGGTTGCAAggcaatgatattaattaaaaagTTTGATCCTGGCAAATGGATGGTTACCAAATTCGTAAAGAACCACAATCATGGACCAGTTCCACCAAGAAGACTTGATTCTAGGCCAGCTGATCAGGACTGCGATCAAATCGAGAAGCCACATTCTATTGAAGCGGACCCTGTTCAGGAGCCATTTGAGGGTATGGAATTTGAATCGGAAGAAGCTGCAAAATTTTTCTATGTAAACTATGCAAGGCTAACTGGTTTTCGTGCACGTATTAGTAGATACTGCCGTTCAAGGCGTGATAATTCAATTATTTCTCGCCAGATTGTGTGTTCCAAGGAAGGCTTCCGTGAACTTCGGACCAAGAAAGTGATGACAGATGAAGGGAAAACAAAGCGTCCGAGAATGATAACTAGAGTCGGTTGCAAAGCCATGATTGTAGTGAAAAAGATGAACTCTGGAAAATGGATGGTTTCTAAATTTGAGAAGGAGCATAACCATTCACTATCACATTCTAAAATGATCCCTGGTACCTCAAACATTACTTCTAGAGAAGTTGCTGATTTTGCTGCAAAGAGTGCAGATCCCAATGAAGTTAAAAATGAAGGATTTGGTGCAGGAACACAATGTAATCCTGCAGATTCCCTCACTGTCCTTTATAATAATTTATGTCAGGAGGCCATAAAATTTGCAAAAGAAGGTTCCGTCACAGAAGAAATTTACCATGTGGCAGTTTCTGCCTTGAAAGAGGCTGCAGAAAAGGTTGCTGAAGTCAAAAGGAGTCGTCCAACATTGCCACATTGTGGTTTTATTAGTGAAAGCAAACATGATGTCTTACAGCTGAAAACAACGAGTGCTTTGCAATGTTCAAATCAGGTTGAACTGACAACAACATCTCCCAGTCCCGGGTCCAGGCCTGCTCAAGATCCTGCCTCCAATCTTCTGCTGATACCAACCAAAATTTTGACTGATTCAGGATTATATGATGGTGTTGACACTGTCGTTCCTCTATCAAGAGGTTTTCCCAAAAATG GGAGACAAGGTACACATACATCAGAAAGTTCTGTTATGCATTTTGAGACCACAAAGACCTCTTCACAAAAATCTCAG AACACTTGTTCTAATAAACTCATCCATGGAAAGGAGCAAGTTATCCATGGAAGTTCCGAAGATTCCATGGTTGCTATTCCTGCAATACCTCTTGCACTGTGCATGCCTGTAACGCAGAACTTACCTGGATCTTCTGCAG AGGTGCCATACAGATTGCTGGCTGCACCTATTCAAGCAGTTCCAATTTCATACTGTCCTGCAGAACCCATAAGACAACCACAAAAGGGTATTTGTGCTTTAAGTCCATTTGGAGGTGTTCTGTCTGAACTGAACAACCATGGAACAGGTCCCAAATCTCTGGTTCATGCTACTGCTCTTGCTTGTGGTGCTCGTGTTGTTCCTCTTGAGGAGGCAGCTTCGCTTATTAATGCCATTGAATCCAAGATCAGATCCGGAGGGGCCATAATAGCAAAAGTGCCTTCAAGCAACCTGACATCTCCAGTTCCTCCGTCTATCGCTATGTCATCTTCTAGTGAAGATGAGGAGCATGACCCCAGTGAGCCCTTGATGGTGGACATCGATCGCAATTTTAATCAGCAGAGCTCTGACGAAATGAAGCTCCAAAGCGAGCCATCAGAGTCGGAAACTGAAGCTGACAACTGA
- the LOC110433070 gene encoding protein CHAPERONE-LIKE PROTEIN OF POR1, chloroplastic, producing MLGHGLATDASRTLQCPATSRVSSAPLGLVSSMSFNRRCKEKNKIFTNVDRYTKYSTSFCYAPRNARITPLATASFGDMADSSTPIFPRIHVKDPYQRLGISREASEEEIRAARNYLISKYAGHKPSVDAIESAHDRIIMQSFFDRKKPKMNLKKKFRELSQSRAVKAIQGRFQTPRSKVIWQTAIAFVLLGVLTLAFPTEEGPTLQVALSCAANIYFIYQRVKSGWRAFFFGFGSFFASWFLGTFLMVSVIPPILPGPRNLEVSTACVTYVLLFISSTFLK from the exons ATGTTGGGTCATGGTCTAGCCACCGATGCCTCAAGAACCTTGCAATGTCCAGCTACTTCAAGGGTATCAAGTGCACCCTTGGGGCTTGTTTCTTCGATGAGTTTCAACAGGAGATGCAAGGAAAAGAACAAAATCTTCACCAATGTGGATAG ATACACAAAGTACAGTACTTCTTTCTGTTATGCACCAAGAAATGCCAGAATCACACCACTGGCAACTGCATCGTTTGGGGATATGGCTGATTCTTCAACTC CTATCTTTCCCAGAATCCATGTAAAAGATCCATATCAGCGTCTCGGAATCAGCAGGGAAGCATCGGAAGAAGAAATCCGTGCTGCTAGGAACTATCTGATAAGCAAGTATGCAGGCCACAAGCCAAGTGTTGATGCAATTGAGTCTGCCCATGACAGGATTATCATGCAGAGTTTCTTTGATAGGAAAAAGCCAAAAATGAATCTCAAGAAAAAATTTAGGGAACTTAGTCAGTCACGTGCAGTGAAGGCTATTCAAGGCAGATTTCAAACACCACGTAGCAAAGTCATTTGGCAGACAGCTATTGCATTTGTCTTGCTTGGAGTGCTTACCCTTGCTTTCCCTACTGAAGAAGGGCCAACCCTCCAGGTTGCTCTCTCTTGTGCAGCAAATATCTATTTCATTTATCAGAGGGTCAAAAGTGGATGGCGAGCATTCTTTTTTGG GTTTGGTTCTTTCTTTGCTTCCTGGTTCCTtggcactttcttgatggtatCTGTAATTCCTCCTATACTCCCGGGTCCAAGAAACTTGGAAGTGAGCACCGCGTGTGTTACTTATGTGCTCCTTTTCATATCATCGACCTTCTTGAAGTAA